A single window of Actinoallomurus bryophytorum DNA harbors:
- a CDS encoding WXG100 family type VII secretion target — MSGTDDGYTQVHFGSMAEAEEDFKQAYRALREELDSLDPELRRDLAPWVGKANSAYEVEHTNWTNAADDMALTIQSFGSTLTQIHGTYQDAENAATRLWSSS; from the coding sequence ATGTCAGGTACCGATGACGGTTACACTCAAGTCCACTTCGGGTCCATGGCGGAAGCGGAGGAGGACTTCAAGCAGGCGTACAGAGCCTTGCGTGAGGAGCTCGACAGTCTCGATCCCGAGCTGAGGCGCGACCTCGCTCCCTGGGTCGGCAAGGCCAACAGCGCCTACGAGGTTGAACACACCAACTGGACCAACGCGGCGGATGACATGGCGCTGACCATCCAGTCGTTCGGCAGCACCCTCACGCAGATCCACGGCACCTACCAGGATGCGGAGAACGCTGCCACCCGCCTGTGGTCGAGCAGCTGA
- a CDS encoding WXG100 family type VII secretion target: MSTPSYIPESKIDGNTSQVSAIDPALAHKAVGRLDQSYNRIHQIKKTLEEQYLGLRKSWKSSSALAFDVKFAEFDEDILHVLHALETLRDKLKQGTLHYEKAIQETHETANRLQGLLNR; this comes from the coding sequence ATGAGCACACCGTCCTACATTCCCGAGTCGAAGATCGACGGTAATACGTCTCAGGTTTCGGCGATCGACCCGGCTCTGGCGCATAAGGCCGTGGGCAGGCTCGACCAGTCGTACAACAGGATCCATCAGATCAAGAAGACGCTTGAGGAGCAATACCTGGGTCTCCGTAAGTCGTGGAAGAGTTCGTCGGCGCTTGCGTTCGACGTCAAGTTCGCGGAATTCGACGAGGACATTCTGCACGTCCTCCACGCACTCGAGACGCTGCGCGACAAGCTGAAGCAGGGCACCCTGCATTACGAGAAGGCCATTCAGGAGACGCACGAGACGGCGAACCGGCTCCAGGGTCTGCTCAACCGCTGA
- the eccB gene encoding type VII secretion protein EccB, with protein sequence MQTRRDLYQAHRLMMQRIGMALLAGEPDLPEPPTRRLVVSVFAGLMVGILVVAGFGVWGLLSPGGASGLDAPGTLIIEKETGTKYVYSQQDKKLYPVANYASARLILNTDNVTRKLVSQSSLAKFTRGRPVGILGAPESLPDAAHQVIGPWSVCVHSADNGTGGTHSYASLVVGSPVGGGSLGDGHAVVVHGAGDAWVVWRNQRMKLPAAEVRPLSGTDHPTEVSTTWLNAVPEGPDFSPPLVPNRGDEVTGPDGTKATVGTFYISHTVGGTDRWYVLLRDGIAPIKQTEGVLLQNDPDSRLAYKGQPVPVDINPAVAAAAPQSTSKVSKDGLPDQMPKIDPYDAATPLCVVYANTATGSQDARVFLGGTVPTPTADPSTSGGSSAGVVDQVVLPSGDGALLGLLTAPDQVNSISSYSILTDQGLRFAVPSADIAGKLGFDVKKVAPVPGNLLHLIPEGPALDPKQAMQALSFPRSTG encoded by the coding sequence ATGCAGACTCGTCGTGACCTGTATCAGGCGCACCGCCTGATGATGCAACGTATCGGTATGGCCCTGCTGGCCGGGGAGCCCGATCTTCCCGAGCCGCCTACGCGCAGGCTGGTCGTTTCGGTGTTCGCCGGATTGATGGTGGGCATCCTGGTCGTCGCCGGTTTCGGTGTCTGGGGCCTGCTGTCGCCGGGAGGCGCATCCGGGCTCGACGCGCCGGGGACCCTGATCATCGAGAAGGAGACCGGCACCAAGTACGTCTACAGCCAGCAGGACAAGAAGCTCTACCCGGTCGCCAACTACGCCTCCGCCCGGCTGATCCTCAACACCGACAACGTGACCCGCAAGCTGGTGTCGCAGTCCTCGCTCGCCAAGTTCACGCGGGGCCGGCCGGTGGGCATCCTCGGCGCGCCCGAGTCGCTTCCCGACGCCGCCCATCAGGTGATCGGTCCCTGGTCGGTCTGCGTGCACAGCGCCGACAACGGGACCGGCGGCACCCATTCGTACGCCTCGCTCGTGGTCGGCAGCCCTGTCGGCGGAGGATCGCTGGGCGACGGGCACGCCGTGGTGGTGCACGGCGCCGGCGACGCGTGGGTCGTGTGGCGGAATCAGCGGATGAAGCTGCCGGCAGCGGAAGTACGCCCGCTCAGCGGGACCGACCATCCGACCGAAGTGTCGACGACGTGGCTGAACGCGGTGCCTGAGGGGCCCGACTTCAGCCCGCCCCTGGTTCCGAACCGCGGCGACGAGGTCACCGGGCCGGACGGCACCAAGGCGACCGTCGGGACCTTCTACATCTCGCATACGGTCGGCGGCACCGATCGCTGGTACGTCCTGCTGCGGGACGGCATCGCCCCGATCAAGCAGACCGAGGGCGTGCTGCTGCAGAACGACCCGGACAGCCGGCTGGCGTACAAGGGACAGCCGGTGCCGGTCGACATCAACCCCGCGGTCGCGGCCGCGGCGCCGCAGTCCACCTCGAAGGTCTCGAAGGACGGTCTGCCCGACCAGATGCCCAAGATCGACCCGTACGACGCCGCGACGCCGCTATGCGTCGTCTACGCCAACACCGCGACGGGATCACAGGACGCGCGGGTGTTCTTGGGCGGCACCGTGCCGACGCCGACCGCGGACCCGTCCACGTCGGGCGGATCGAGTGCGGGCGTGGTGGACCAGGTGGTGCTCCCCTCGGGCGACGGCGCGCTTCTCGGCCTGTTGACCGCGCCGGACCAGGTCAACTCCATCAGCTCGTACTCGATCCTGACCGATCAGGGGCTGCGCTTCGCCGTTCCGTCCGCCGATATCGCGGGCAAACTCGGCTTCGACGTGAAGAAGGTCGCTCCGGTTCCGGGAAATCTGCTCCATCTCATCCCGGAAGGGCCGGCACTGGACCCGAAGCAGGCTATGCAGGCATTGTCTTTTCCCAGGTCAACGGGGTGA
- a CDS encoding YbaB/EbfC family nucleoid-associated protein — protein MSEFGDLANLDIERLLRISEDYSAKVQEMQERSAELKGFAESKDRRIKVTCTVSGGVTDIDIDPRAMRMPTANFAETLKTLIHDANADLQSQLSDLMTEIYGADANPLASEQNRKSAEEKVEGAASMFDRTLGEAMTELERISKQLGL, from the coding sequence ATGAGCGAGTTCGGAGATCTGGCCAATCTTGATATCGAACGGCTTCTTCGGATCTCCGAGGATTATTCGGCAAAGGTCCAGGAGATGCAGGAGCGCTCCGCCGAGCTCAAGGGATTCGCGGAGAGCAAGGACCGCAGGATCAAGGTGACCTGCACGGTCAGCGGCGGGGTCACCGACATCGACATCGACCCACGCGCCATGCGCATGCCGACGGCGAACTTCGCCGAGACCCTCAAGACGCTCATCCACGACGCCAACGCCGACCTGCAGAGCCAGCTCAGCGACCTCATGACGGAAATCTACGGCGCGGACGCGAACCCGCTGGCGTCCGAGCAGAACCGGAAGAGCGCCGAAGAGAAAGTCGAAGGGGCCGCGTCGATGTTCGATCGTACGCTGGGAGAGGCGATGACCGAACTCGAACGCATCAGCAAACAACTCGGATTGTGA
- the eccD gene encoding type VII secretion integral membrane protein EccD translates to MSPRAGADLCRITIVAPGRRIDLSLPAEVPLVQMLPTLLRASGREMADAGLAHSGWVLQRLDGPPLENGLSLTQLDIHDGEVLYFRPRMTLIPELVYDDVADVVATGKNDRADRWRTETTRRFGLFAGAAALILGVVPILASGPPWRPPAVAAAIVALALVILGSALSRAVGDSTGGAALGYAALPYAFLAGLLVPARAELPLLDVGAPHLLAAFAATTVVAVLAGFGVADGLPWFVGIGFAGVVGTISGGITLAFDGIRPAGVAAGAAVIVVGLSALIPTLSFRLARVPLPSIPTSAEDLRSEVTVIDGKALLHRAASADRFATGLVAGIALVAAVALLFLAFSPGKAGPSMAAVLSLSLLLRARIFRGRSQRSWMLVVGLGGLGLLDIGLSLRGTPAQTLVLVLPLILAVAAIALTMAMWLPGHRPTPFWGRAGDIVDMIAIVSLVPLALAVLRVYSKVRGLSG, encoded by the coding sequence GTGAGTCCGAGAGCCGGAGCCGACCTGTGCCGGATCACCATCGTCGCACCGGGGCGGCGTATCGATCTGTCTTTGCCGGCCGAGGTCCCGCTGGTCCAGATGCTACCCACTTTGCTGCGCGCCTCCGGCCGTGAGATGGCCGACGCCGGACTCGCCCATTCGGGATGGGTGCTGCAGCGGCTGGACGGACCGCCGCTCGAGAACGGGCTCAGCCTCACCCAGCTCGATATTCACGACGGTGAGGTGCTGTACTTCCGTCCGCGCATGACCCTGATCCCCGAGCTGGTCTACGACGACGTCGCCGATGTGGTCGCGACGGGCAAGAACGACCGGGCCGACCGCTGGCGTACGGAGACGACGCGCCGCTTCGGACTGTTCGCCGGTGCCGCGGCACTCATCCTCGGTGTCGTTCCGATCCTGGCGTCGGGGCCGCCATGGCGGCCCCCGGCGGTGGCGGCGGCGATCGTCGCCCTGGCCCTCGTGATCCTGGGTTCGGCGTTGTCACGCGCGGTGGGCGACTCGACGGGCGGGGCGGCTCTCGGCTACGCGGCGCTTCCCTACGCGTTCCTGGCCGGGCTGCTGGTCCCCGCACGGGCTGAGCTGCCGCTCCTGGACGTGGGCGCTCCGCATCTGCTGGCGGCGTTCGCCGCCACGACCGTGGTCGCGGTCCTGGCGGGCTTCGGGGTGGCCGACGGGCTGCCGTGGTTCGTCGGCATCGGCTTCGCCGGCGTCGTGGGCACGATCTCCGGCGGGATCACTCTGGCGTTCGACGGCATCAGGCCGGCCGGCGTGGCGGCCGGAGCGGCCGTGATCGTGGTCGGCCTCAGCGCCCTCATTCCGACGCTGTCGTTCCGGCTCGCCCGTGTACCGCTGCCATCGATCCCGACCAGCGCCGAGGACCTGCGCAGTGAGGTCACGGTCATCGACGGCAAGGCCCTGTTGCATCGCGCCGCCTCCGCCGACCGGTTCGCCACCGGCCTGGTGGCCGGCATCGCACTGGTGGCCGCCGTGGCGCTGCTGTTCCTCGCCTTCTCACCGGGAAAGGCCGGGCCGTCCATGGCGGCCGTGCTCTCGCTCTCGCTCCTGCTGCGGGCCCGTATCTTCCGCGGCCGTTCGCAGCGGAGCTGGATGCTCGTCGTCGGGCTGGGCGGACTCGGCCTGCTCGACATCGGGCTGTCGCTGCGAGGTACACCCGCGCAGACACTGGTGCTGGTGCTGCCGTTGATCCTGGCGGTCGCCGCGATCGCCCTCACCATGGCGATGTGGCTGCCCGGGCATCGGCCCACCCCGTTCTGGGGCCGTGCGGGGGACATCGTGGACATGATCGCCATCGTCTCGCTGGTCCCGCTCGCTCTGGCCGTTCTGCGGGTGTACTCCAAGGTACGCGGCCTGAGCGGCTGA
- the eccCa gene encoding type VII secretion protein EccCa: protein MPRGEILLESPPEIPETVSAGFQAILTYVPMVAGGGAMAFMLVAPGSNPTMFLSSGMMSLSMMGMMLGQLGRGTGDRKNRLNGARRDYFRYLSQVRQRVRRATAQQREALEWNSPDPASLWSLVMSARLWERRASDGDFGNIRIGSGPQRLAIQLVPPETKPIEDLEPMTAGALRRFVRAHSTVPNLPIAVSLSSFSRILPTGDARAIRGLVNALIAQAAAFHSPDDLRISLCAAPDRLPSWDWMKWLPHTMHPEDTDAAGPVRLMAKSMSELESMLGAELKDRPRFSPGLSADDMPYHIVIVDGGAVSVDSQLSADGIDGVTVIDLSGVVTPTPESTMLRLHVLPDAMSIIRRDRTGKEVAQSLGKPDSVDLMSMDGLARQLSPLRASGVSEPEQSALSANRTLTSLLGIKDPTRIDTRTLWRPRAPRNRLRVPIGVAADGRAVEMDIKESAQGGMGPHGLVIGATGSGKSELLRTLVLGLAVTHSSEVLNFVLVDFKGGATFLGLDDLQHVAAVITNLEDELPLVDRMYDALHGEMIRRQEFLRSAGNYASLRDYEAARERGAQIPPMPTLFVVLDEFSELLSAKPEFAELFVMIGRLGRSLGVHLLLASQRLEEGKLRGLDTHLSYRIGLRTFSAMESRVVLGVPDAYELPSQPGNAYLKFDTTGMTRFKAAYVSGAFTADEEEKESGPRAVPQIVPFVPEYLAPRMIADPEPDQTRDVSESDLDDSLFDLVVRQLVGQGPPAHEIWLPPLGDPSSLDQLIPSLTATPTLGYTSPGWEGRGRMCAPVGIVDRPFDQRRDAMWVDLSGAAGNVAVVGGQQSGKSTMLRSLITSLALLHTPQEVQFYCLDFGGGTLSTLANLPHVGGVASRLDGDRVRRTVAEMSALLTQREREFTERGIDSITTYRRLRAEGKVPGDGYGDVFLVIDNWLLLRQEFDTVEGGITDLAARGLGFGIHVVTSTNKWSEFRMNIRDLFGTRVELRLGDPYESEINRKLADNVPQNSPGRGLTRDGLHFLGALPRIDGRQQADDLTDGVRGLVDAVSAAWTGPAAPKVRLLPAMLSPSELPAPSVTGQRIPIGIDEDTLSPVMLDFSNDAHFIVVGDTESGKSNLLRQIAEGIIARNTPEEARLIIVDYRRALLDTADTEHRIGYAAASTSATSLLKDVQGALVSRLPTSDLTPEQLRNRSWWKGSDLYLIIDDYDLVATSNNPLMPIVELLPQARDIGLHVILARAMGGAGRGLYDPVIQRIKDMANPALILSGNKDEGPLFGNVRPRPLPPGRGYFVERRTGTRLIQTAFIGGPATG, encoded by the coding sequence ATGCCTCGTGGGGAGATCCTGCTCGAATCGCCGCCGGAAATCCCCGAAACGGTGTCAGCCGGGTTTCAGGCGATCCTGACATACGTGCCGATGGTGGCGGGCGGCGGTGCGATGGCCTTCATGCTCGTCGCCCCCGGGTCGAACCCCACCATGTTCCTGTCCAGCGGAATGATGTCGCTGTCGATGATGGGCATGATGCTGGGCCAGCTGGGCCGCGGCACCGGCGACCGCAAAAATCGTCTCAACGGGGCCCGCCGCGACTACTTCCGTTACCTGTCCCAAGTACGCCAGAGGGTCCGCCGCGCCACCGCGCAGCAGCGCGAGGCGCTGGAATGGAACAGCCCGGACCCCGCGTCCCTGTGGTCGCTGGTGATGAGTGCACGGCTGTGGGAACGCCGGGCCAGCGACGGCGACTTCGGCAACATCAGGATCGGCAGTGGACCTCAGCGTCTCGCGATCCAGCTCGTGCCGCCGGAGACCAAGCCGATCGAGGACCTGGAGCCGATGACCGCGGGTGCGCTCCGCAGGTTCGTGCGCGCCCATTCCACCGTCCCGAACCTGCCGATCGCGGTCTCGCTCTCGTCTTTCTCGCGGATCCTGCCGACCGGCGACGCCCGCGCCATCCGCGGCCTGGTCAACGCTCTGATCGCGCAGGCCGCCGCGTTCCACTCCCCTGACGACCTGCGGATCTCGCTCTGCGCGGCGCCCGACCGGCTGCCGTCGTGGGACTGGATGAAGTGGCTCCCGCACACGATGCACCCCGAGGACACCGATGCCGCCGGCCCGGTGCGGCTGATGGCCAAGTCGATGTCCGAGCTGGAATCCATGCTGGGGGCGGAGCTGAAGGATCGGCCGCGGTTCTCCCCCGGCCTGTCGGCGGACGACATGCCGTACCACATCGTCATCGTGGACGGCGGGGCCGTCAGCGTGGACAGCCAGCTCAGCGCGGACGGCATCGACGGCGTCACCGTGATCGACCTAAGCGGCGTGGTCACGCCGACGCCCGAATCCACCATGCTCCGGCTCCACGTCCTGCCGGACGCCATGAGCATCATCAGGCGGGACCGGACCGGCAAGGAGGTCGCGCAGTCCCTCGGCAAGCCCGACTCGGTGGACCTCATGTCCATGGACGGTCTGGCCCGGCAGCTGAGCCCGCTGCGCGCCAGCGGTGTCAGCGAGCCGGAACAGAGCGCTCTGAGCGCGAACCGCACACTGACCTCGCTACTCGGCATCAAGGACCCGACCCGCATCGACACGCGTACGTTGTGGCGCCCGCGTGCGCCCCGTAACCGGCTGCGGGTCCCGATCGGCGTCGCCGCCGACGGCCGGGCGGTGGAGATGGACATCAAGGAGTCCGCGCAGGGCGGCATGGGCCCGCACGGCCTGGTCATCGGCGCGACCGGATCCGGAAAGTCGGAGCTTCTGCGCACGCTGGTCCTCGGGCTCGCGGTGACGCACTCCTCCGAGGTCCTCAACTTCGTCCTCGTCGACTTCAAGGGTGGTGCCACCTTCCTCGGTCTGGACGACCTGCAGCACGTCGCCGCGGTCATCACCAACCTGGAAGACGAGCTCCCGCTGGTCGACCGCATGTACGACGCGCTGCACGGCGAGATGATCCGGCGCCAGGAGTTCCTGCGGTCGGCCGGTAACTACGCCTCGCTGCGCGACTACGAGGCCGCGCGCGAGCGCGGGGCCCAGATTCCGCCGATGCCGACGCTTTTCGTGGTCCTGGACGAGTTCTCCGAGCTGCTGTCCGCCAAGCCGGAGTTCGCGGAGCTCTTCGTCATGATCGGCCGTCTCGGCCGGTCTCTCGGGGTCCATCTGCTGCTCGCGTCACAGCGTCTGGAGGAAGGCAAGCTCCGCGGGCTCGACACACACCTGTCGTACCGCATCGGCCTGCGTACCTTCTCGGCCATGGAGAGCCGGGTCGTCCTCGGCGTGCCCGACGCGTACGAGCTGCCCTCACAGCCGGGCAACGCCTACCTGAAGTTCGACACGACCGGGATGACGAGGTTCAAGGCGGCGTACGTCTCCGGTGCGTTCACGGCCGATGAGGAAGAGAAGGAATCCGGCCCGCGCGCGGTCCCGCAGATCGTGCCCTTCGTGCCGGAATACCTCGCGCCACGGATGATCGCGGATCCGGAGCCGGACCAGACCCGCGACGTGAGCGAGTCCGATCTCGACGACAGCCTGTTCGACCTCGTGGTCCGCCAGCTCGTGGGTCAGGGCCCACCGGCGCACGAGATCTGGCTGCCGCCGCTCGGTGACCCGTCATCGCTCGACCAGCTGATCCCCTCGCTCACGGCCACGCCGACCCTGGGATACACCTCCCCTGGCTGGGAGGGCCGGGGCCGGATGTGCGCGCCCGTCGGCATCGTCGACCGCCCGTTCGACCAGCGGCGCGACGCGATGTGGGTGGACCTGAGCGGTGCCGCCGGCAACGTCGCGGTCGTCGGCGGCCAGCAGAGCGGCAAGTCGACCATGCTGCGGAGCCTGATCACCTCGCTCGCCCTCCTGCACACACCGCAGGAGGTGCAGTTCTACTGCCTGGACTTCGGCGGCGGCACTCTCTCGACACTCGCGAACCTGCCGCACGTCGGCGGCGTGGCCTCCCGTCTCGACGGCGACCGCGTCCGGCGTACGGTCGCCGAGATGTCCGCACTGCTGACCCAGCGCGAACGTGAGTTCACCGAGCGCGGGATCGACTCCATCACGACGTACCGCCGGTTGCGAGCCGAGGGAAAGGTCCCTGGCGACGGGTACGGCGACGTCTTCCTCGTCATCGACAACTGGCTGTTGCTGCGGCAGGAGTTCGACACCGTGGAGGGCGGCATCACCGATCTCGCGGCGCGCGGCCTGGGCTTCGGCATTCACGTGGTCACCTCCACCAACAAGTGGTCGGAGTTCCGCATGAACATCCGGGACCTGTTCGGCACCCGGGTCGAACTCCGGCTCGGTGACCCGTACGAGTCCGAGATCAACCGCAAGCTCGCCGACAATGTGCCGCAGAACTCGCCGGGACGCGGCCTGACCCGCGACGGCCTGCACTTCCTCGGCGCCCTTCCGCGCATCGACGGGCGGCAGCAGGCGGACGACCTCACCGACGGTGTCCGCGGGCTCGTGGACGCCGTGTCGGCGGCGTGGACCGGCCCGGCCGCACCAAAGGTCCGGCTGCTGCCGGCCATGCTCTCCCCGTCGGAGCTCCCGGCTCCGTCGGTCACCGGCCAGCGGATTCCGATCGGCATCGACGAGGACACGCTCTCGCCGGTCATGCTCGACTTCTCCAACGACGCTCACTTCATCGTCGTCGGCGACACGGAGTCGGGTAAGTCGAACCTGCTCCGGCAGATCGCTGAGGGCATCATCGCCCGTAACACACCGGAAGAGGCGCGGCTCATCATCGTCGACTATCGCCGCGCTCTCCTCGACACGGCCGACACCGAGCACCGGATCGGCTACGCGGCGGCGAGCACGTCCGCCACGTCACTGCTCAAGGACGTACAGGGCGCCCTCGTCAGCCGGCTGCCGACGTCGGACCTGACCCCGGAGCAGCTGCGAAACCGGTCGTGGTGGAAGGGCTCGGACCTGTATCTGATCATCGACGACTACGACCTCGTGGCGACCTCGAACAACCCCTTGATGCCGATCGTGGAGCTGCTGCCCCAGGCACGCGACATCGGGCTGCACGTGATCCTCGCACGGGCCATGGGCGGCGCCGGGCGTGGCCTGTACGACCCGGTCATCCAGCGAATCAAGGACATGGCCAACCCCGCCCTCATCCTGTCCGGCAACAAGGACGAAGGCCCCCTGTTCGGAAACGTACGGCCGAGGCCACTGCCGCCAGGGCGGGGGTACTTCGTCGAGCGGCGGACCGGAACCAGGCTCATCCAGACCGCGTTCATCGGCGGCCCGGCGACCGGCTGA
- a CDS encoding S8 family serine peptidase, which produces MRAVKMGGLAAVGALVTAALTCAPAAAVKPSPTPRTTASPSHPATKSPSPPSTPTPTPTPTPTPQVQCTPPQPVAALHTEPWAQQRLDFTQVWNLTRGNGVTVAVVDSGVDVKQVQLAGHVTSVDVTHTMTRDCVGHGTAVAGIIAAQDRRSNDLPFVGVAPGVHLVSVKFTNKDHSDGPDPNLPKAIRAATALHAKVINVSVTAPDTSELRSAIRNAQAHDAVVVAAAGNVTDQDKGTVGPAYPAAYPDVIGVGSLSPDGTIADSSNTETKVSVSAPGKAVATTWPGGYAPNEEGTSFAAAFVSGTVALVRARHPDLDYKQVKSRIEATADGSVGVGSGAGMINPVLAVNALLPGEDADSGATATGDNRPIRIAYRRPADRQTRSTALLVTGIAAGASALAVAAGVFIPMGRRRGWRPGRPTPPQEPDA; this is translated from the coding sequence ATGAGGGCAGTGAAGATGGGCGGACTCGCCGCCGTGGGCGCTCTTGTCACGGCTGCGCTCACGTGCGCACCGGCCGCCGCCGTCAAGCCCAGTCCGACGCCCCGGACCACGGCGTCGCCGAGCCATCCGGCGACCAAGTCGCCGTCGCCTCCATCGACTCCGACTCCGACTCCGACTCCGACTCCGACTCCGCAAGTCCAGTGCACTCCCCCCCAGCCCGTCGCCGCGCTGCACACCGAACCCTGGGCGCAGCAGCGGCTCGACTTCACCCAGGTCTGGAACCTCACGCGCGGCAACGGGGTCACCGTGGCGGTCGTCGACAGTGGCGTCGACGTGAAGCAGGTCCAGCTCGCCGGCCACGTCACCTCGGTCGACGTCACGCACACGATGACACGTGACTGCGTCGGGCACGGCACGGCGGTCGCGGGCATCATCGCCGCCCAGGACCGGCGGTCGAACGACCTCCCGTTCGTCGGCGTCGCGCCCGGCGTCCACCTGGTCTCGGTGAAGTTCACGAACAAGGACCACAGCGATGGCCCCGACCCCAACCTGCCCAAGGCGATCAGGGCGGCCACAGCGCTGCACGCGAAGGTCATCAACGTCTCGGTGACCGCACCCGACACGAGCGAACTACGGTCGGCGATCAGGAACGCGCAGGCGCACGACGCGGTCGTCGTGGCCGCGGCCGGCAACGTCACCGACCAGGACAAGGGAACGGTCGGTCCCGCGTATCCGGCCGCGTACCCGGACGTCATCGGTGTCGGCTCGCTGAGCCCCGACGGTACGATCGCGGACTCCTCCAACACCGAGACGAAGGTCAGCGTCAGCGCCCCGGGCAAGGCGGTCGCGACGACCTGGCCGGGCGGGTACGCGCCGAACGAGGAGGGCACGAGCTTCGCGGCGGCGTTCGTCTCCGGGACCGTCGCCCTGGTGCGTGCCCGTCACCCGGACCTCGACTACAAACAGGTCAAGAGCCGCATCGAGGCGACCGCGGACGGATCCGTCGGCGTCGGCTCCGGCGCCGGCATGATCAACCCGGTCCTGGCGGTGAACGCCCTGCTCCCCGGAGAGGACGCGGACTCGGGAGCGACGGCGACCGGCGACAACCGGCCGATCCGCATCGCCTACCGGCGCCCCGCGGACCGGCAGACCCGTTCGACGGCACTGCTCGTGACCGGCATCGCCGCGGGCGCGAGCGCACTGGCGGTGGCCGCCGGCGTGTTCATCCCGATGGGCCGCCGCCGCGGCTGGCGCCCCGGTCGCCCCACCCCGCCGCAGGAACCGGACGCCTAG
- a CDS encoding YbaB/EbfC family nucleoid-associated protein — protein sequence MDDYSKQVGRLNEMQRDLDKVSATATRPDGLVTVVVGPRGQVQDIRLDPRVYRRLDSDELSRAIMQLIGEATTDVSEQMKKIMTPFMPEGLSYETTLGKDGDFTAFLPKPSAASGEEPGEEAKS from the coding sequence ATGGACGACTACTCCAAGCAGGTGGGACGCCTCAACGAGATGCAGCGCGACCTTGACAAGGTCAGCGCTACGGCGACGCGCCCGGACGGTCTCGTGACCGTGGTCGTCGGTCCTCGGGGGCAGGTGCAGGACATCCGCCTCGACCCACGGGTTTACCGCAGGCTCGACAGCGACGAACTCTCGCGCGCGATCATGCAATTGATCGGTGAGGCCACCACCGATGTCAGCGAGCAGATGAAAAAGATCATGACGCCCTTCATGCCCGAGGGTCTGTCATACGAGACCACGCTGGGCAAGGACGGCGACTTCACCGCCTTTCTGCCCAAGCCGTCGGCGGCTTCTGGGGAAGAGCCCGGCGAAGAGGCGAAGTCCTGA